A stretch of the Notamacropus eugenii isolate mMacEug1 chromosome 2, mMacEug1.pri_v2, whole genome shotgun sequence genome encodes the following:
- the OR10Z1 gene encoding olfactory receptor 10Z1 produces the protein MGLWNETTWRDFVFLGFSSFGNLQFLLFAIFLFLYLITLTSNVFIIVIIQLDSHLHTPMYLFLSVLSFSETCYTLGIIPKMLLNLAVGSQAISYMGCAIQMDFSASWACTNCFLLAVMGFDRYVAICAPLHYASRMHPTLCTQLVGTSFLSGYLVGMGMTLVIFQLPFCGSHEIHHFFCDTPPVLSLACGDTSMSELGILILSLLVLLVSFSLITISYVNILVTILRIPSAKGKQKAFSTCASHLTVVIVHYGCASFMYLRPKASYSLERDQLIAVTYTVVTPLLNPIVYSLRNQAVQAAFKNALQGKLLGKR, from the coding sequence ATGGGACTGTGGAATGAAACCACTTGGAGGGACTTTGTCTTCTTGGGCTTCTCCAGTTTTGGGAATCTGCAGTTCCTGCTCTTtgccatcttcctcttcctctacctCATCACCCTGACCAGCAATGtcttcatcattgtcatcattcaGCTGGATAGTCATCTTCACACCCCCATGtaccttttcctttctgtcctctctttctctgaaacCTGTTACACTCTGGGGATCATCCCCAAGATGCTTTTAAATCTGGCAGTTGGGAGCCAGGCCATCTCCTACATGGGTTGTGCTATCCAGATGGACTTCTCTGCCTCATGGGCCTGCACTAATTGCTTCCTCCTGGCAGTGATGGGCTTTGACAGGTATGTGGCCATCTGTGCCCCACTCCACTATGCTAGCCGTATGCACCCCACTCTCTGCACCCAACTAGTTGGCACTTCTTTTCTTAGTGGGTATCTCGTAGGGATGGGGATGACACTAGTTATTTTCCAACTCCCATTCTGTGGCTCCCATGAAATACATCACTTTTTCTGTGACACCCCCCCAGTGCTGAGCCTGGCCTGTGGGGACACTAGCATGAGTGAGCTGGGGATCCTTATCCTCAGCCTTCTGGTCCTCCTGGTCTCTTTTTCACTCATAACCATCTCCTACGTCAACATCTTGGTGACCATTCTGAGAATACCCTCAGCAAAAGGGAAGCAAAAGGCCTTCTCCACCTGTGCTTCCCACCTCACTGTGGTCATTGTGCACTATGGTTGTGCTTCTTTCATGTACCTTAGGCCCAAGGCTAGTTATTCCCTGGAGCGTGATCAACTCATTGCAGTCACCTACACGGTAGTGACCCCACTCCTCAACCCCATAGTCTATAGCCTGAGGAACCAGGCTGTCCAGGCTGCCTTTAAGAATGCCCTCCAGGGGAAACTTCTGGGCAAAAGATAA